Part of the Lemur catta isolate mLemCat1 chromosome Y, mLemCat1.pri, whole genome shotgun sequence genome is shown below.
ACAATCCTCAGAAAACTTGGAATGTAAACATTGAGTTCAGTTTAGATCTGCAAGTGAAAAGAACATCAGGtccatagaaaaataatttttattacaacaTTCACAATACATGAAGACACCCTTAAGATTATCTGAAAGTAAATCCTTTTCAACTAAATATTTTACACACTAGATTTTTctcaatgtctttattttgccagtaaattttatgttttcttccagaatgtctgtgtgtgtgtttatatatacgcGTGTGTATGTTGTGCAGAATATCCTTAATAATATCCTTCCTTCCCTTTGTGCTAGTAATTTaaagatttcatattttaagggtagacaaagagaatgagagaagtATGATCCTAACCAAATTTTCTTCTGAGTCAATTTAGTCACAAGAGTAAAACTAGAACACCTATAAATCTTCCATATGGTTTTCAGgtaataaacaaaagaaactcttacactaaaatattcaaaataactaaaatttattcctttaatGACTATTGTCTTAACATCCGTTCTAGCCTACAGGGTCCAGTTCCAAAATAAGAATTGGCACACATTCAGGAAGGTTTTTTTCCTGAGGTTTTTCCTGAACCTTCCCTATACCCTTGACTGTCATCTGTGTATGTATTATTGTGTCCATGCTTACATTCTGCATAAGTTCTTCAATTTTCTAAAGAGGACTTCATCCCCAGCTCAGCAGTCAAAATGTTCAACTCTACCCTTAATCCATAAAACATTAGTTACATTTTAGGTTCTTACCAACAGAAAATGATTGTTAATACTACTAAATCACAAAAACCCTCCAGCTCAGGGTCcctaaaggaaatataaaaacaatactaaaacaatgtatttaattctcattctttttcttttcctagttttgaGTATGCTTTCAAATTTATGTAACTTTGAATTTATAAATGCATGTAGACAGTGGAGGTAtgaatcaatttttatttaattcaaagtgTAAGTAATCTAAGTGGTTTGGAAATTCGTAAAACTATAAGGTGAAATGCTACATGAATAGGAAGATGGAAGTTATAAatcaagtaaagaaaatataaattgtagAATCTTGGGAAGTATATGGATGAGTCTATGGAGGTTTACTTCAattgaaaattctttgaaattgtctgaacatttaaaatatattcttaataagGATGTTGTAGAATAAAATGTTTGGAGATAACTGGTCTATCTAAATAGTTCCTAATGGAGTGTAAACATCAGTATCACTGGCACCCAGCCTAGACCCAGACTTTCCAAAGACTGGCCTTTGTAATTCTTAAGAGCTCTGGGAACTGTGGTTGCACAAACTTTTTCAAGAACTGCTTTAGGTATTCTCAAATTTCATCTAAGTATGCAATcgatcattattatttttgaatctgTATACAGGTGGTTTCTGAACTAAATTTTTATGAACTACAGGGATATTTAAAAAAGAGCCAAGACCCAAATGAAGTGTAGCAAAACCACTATTATACATACACTCCTCCCCCCTCCACACCCATACAAACaggtggagaaagggaagaaaaatcaagatatttAAAATCCTAACCTTTCAATTAAGAATAAAAGGACATTCTCAAAACTGCTACAATATTAATAGCTATCTCTTTAGGTACTATTATTTATACAAGTTATGATTATGGAGTGTCTATAGCCAAAGCTAACATTGATTttttgatggaaaaaatattacaaagcattataaagtttcaaaaatataaacattttcaatgGCTGGTTTATGAATTATACTGAATACTCAAATTCATTACCAACTCTCAGAATATGTCCTTAATTTAACTATTCAACACTCATACATTAAAGaacattttcagagaaaagagCTGATTTCTTTACAGATAATCCCAAACCAAAACCTGTAAGGGTCATCTACTTACATCATCAATGTCTTCCGCATCATCTCCAATATCATCAAATTGGATTTCATCATCATCTCCAGGACCAAATGTATCCGTTTCATTAATTTTAGCTTAAGACAATAACAAGTATGCTTATTACATAATCaagatgttattaaaataaagtgCTCATGAAAAAAAATGGGTCTGACATAAAATACTAAACTATATAAAAAGACTCTTACAAGATTCAATTTAACCAATGTTTCATTACAATAAAAGTCTTCCTAATTTCTACCTAATAACTCTATTATACAGAGCAAactaacaataaaataacaaaattcataGGTTACTATGTCATTACAACAACGAAGAGCAtacatgttattttttgtttcattcaaaAGGTGGTTTTAGTGCCtacttttacataaatataaagtatttttaataaggCAGGCAGTTAGACTCTAATTACACTAACTAAGATACCTATCCATTTTCCAAGTATGTGTGAAAGAGGGTTTGGTTTGACCACAGGATGAGCAACTTATCTTCAATGTGTATAAAGTTCTCCAGAGATTAGAAAAGTTAGTTCATAACCTATTTAGACTAACCAAATCAGTTAGAAAGATTTGGTCACATCAGCTTCTCTctcaggaataaaaatgaaaatggaggtCTTGGTCCAATTCCTAGGTATTCCAGAAGTTCCTAAAATGCCAATAGTTTCATCAGCATCTTCatgtttacttaaaaattttattttcaggatGAAATGCAATGGAATGAAAAACGTAATCAGCCACCAAGTAAAATATTTGGGCTTAGAAATTAGTGTATATGTTTTTGATGTTAAAAGggtctttattaattttttcaagttttctgcAGTGAGAATatattatgtttgtttttaggaaagaaaacaaactatttgttaaaaataatcctaTGGATACAACCATGCTAAGAACTAAAATACCAACACTTGTTTTATAATTGTTGCTCTCACTTAGAAGAAAACTGTCTTGTGAGAATTGTTTAAAAACCAgtataaaaaatgtattcctttAGTTTATATGCAAACCTAGAGCTTATAAGTTCATAAGCTCCATaccaaaagaatatttattagagATTTCCACTTGCTTTTTCTCAAGTATTAGTATTATGACATATACATAGGGATACTTAAAGCTAATTGAGTACACATTCaaataatatgtaaaacaaagaaGTCTATCAAAATTCCTTTACCTAAACATCAACAAACAATGACACCATATAAGAGGTGATATAATAATTTCAACAATACCATGTTCTGGAAGTTCTCCATATGCcttcagacttctagcttcaTCTGCATTGTACTTTAAAATGACATCAGCTTTGTTATCcttagaaataaacaaataactttaataatcatttataacaaaatatcagcaGTTGTTTCATACTTATGAACGTTAATCAAATTAAACACATTAAGGAAAAGCCCACTTACTATTCTAAGACAAAGtctcctgctgtcttcacctACCCTACTACCCTCTGATAAACATTCTTGAGTTTAAATAGGTAGGAAGAGGCTTGCATGAATGACTAACAGGGATTAACAGCCTAGgaaatatatttacacatttcACTTTAATAAAAGCAGAACAACAAACCTAATCTTTTACTAGTGTTACCTTTTGCTTAGGAGTCTCCTgaaattttaagtaaagaaagaaaaaggaaaaaatatttgcatttttgtaagCCTTTTTAGATTACACTGCAATTCAAACTTAAATATTATAATGACCACAAAAAAGTAATATGCTTTTCTATATACCTGTGGTTCTTAGGATAGATTAGCTATCAGAATTGTCTGTGTTACTTTAAGAATAGAGAACTACTTCCTGAAGACTGACAGTAAACCTGGGGTTAAGTCAgatagtgtatttttttttaaagttattataattttttttttttttatttcagctcatcatgggggtacaaaagctcaggttatatacattgtccatgtcccgcccatccccctgagtcagagcctcaagcatgtccattctccagacagtgcgcctggaacTCACcgtgcagtcatacctccatcccctccccttaCTCCTCATCTCCCCAAAgatagtgtatttttaaaacctctttgGAGGGGGGTTGCTGATGCAACCACTTAGAACTGTACTAAAATACTGAAACACACTGCATTTTATTAGACTCAGCTGGAGGTGACAGTTTATATTGTCAGCTTACAATTAACCTAAAAAAGATCCAAAGAGAGGATCTATGTATCATCTGTGATACAATGGCAATGTGAAATAAATCAACATGGCTCTGATTGTAAtgtgtaaacaaaacaaaaaggaattttgttaaaatgaagattacAATGTAAATAACaatggatataaaatattatatttttaaagatgttatatggaatataaaaaaggaaaagaaaaccaatgtATAATCAAATCTATTAAAATAGATGCAAATAGCAGTGACAGCAAGAATGGCAGAGTAAGGACCTCCTAAAATCCAATCCTTCATAAATGCAATCAAAACACTGTCAAAATCAATTTAGTCAGaactctaaaaattaataaaacgCACGGAATAAtgacaaatgtttattcaagtaAAGTAGGTGAATTTCAGTAAGAAAAAGCTTTGAGGCGTTTTAACTTTCCTTATTCCCACAACTCCCACTTCAGCTTCATGTAGTCATGAAAGCCCAGAGGCCACTGGAGGGCAAAGAACAAGTCTGAAGCTCCTTCAGATTCTCTTAGAAATTTAGACCATTCTCCAGAGAACTATCTGGCTTTTCCTGGAAACtcttactttgttttgttttgttttattgatacataataattgtacatgttcatggattacatgttacatctttgGAAACTCTTACTTGTAAGGCTTTTCTTTATTAGATTCAGAGCTTATTTACTGTTAATATATACCCTCCAGGGCTTTTgttgaaaaataatctttttggggccgggcgcggtggctaatgcctgtaatcctagcactctgggaggctgaggcaggtggattgctcaaggtggGGAGATGAAgatcagcatgagcaagagcgagaccccatctctactaaaatttaaaaaaaaaaaagaaaaagaatctttggCAATTTTTTAACATTGCAACACCTAAATGATAATAACCCCtgagacaaacaaaaaagtaaacaaataacataaaaggaaaaggtTTGGAATGAGAGTTCTACAGGAGATTTGAAATACTTCTGCAAATCTATAAGGTCATACACATGTTCAGGGTAGTGAATATGTTTAAGACAGACCTAATCTTTCAGCTCTGACTGAACTTCAGATTCTGCACAGCATGCAATGAAGACTTAGGAAGAGTTGTCCATTTACTGACATGTGGGTGAGAGTTGAGGAACATGCGGAGTTCACCTTCAAAGGGTGGTATGACTTACTGGTTTTAATGAAATCTCAGTTCAAACATAAGCTGCCTACCAAGCTAACCAATATCATTCAACAGTCACAGAATTAGCTGGTAAAAATCATTGAACAAGTAGCACCAACAAACTCTGTGGAGTAAATAAAAACTAACCAGGGGTGGGAGAAGTTTTAAAAGGATatagatatctttaaaaaatcaaattttggaACCAAAAACTTCAATAAaggaattagaaaatacatttgaaagctttggtaacagactagaccaagctgCAGGAACAAACTCAGAACCTGAAGACAGGTGTTTTGAAATAATCTagtcaaataaaaacaagaaaaaagaataaataaagccTTTGAGACTTTAGGACTACATAGAGCAACTAAACTTACAAATTATCAGTATTctcaagaaataacaaagatcaaaaagtttaggaaatctttttaagaaaataactgaTGAAAACTTCCCAATTCTAGCAAGAGATTCAGACAGCCAGAAATGGAGGACCAGCAATCCCCAGGCAATACATCGTAAACAGGACTAACCACAGCATATTATAATCATATTGTCTAAAGCTAAAGtgaaacaaagaattttaaaatcagcaagagaaaagtgtctCATCACTTATAACAGAAACctcatcaggctaacagcagacttcccAGCAGAAACAGTACCAGtacaagccagaagagaatgTGACGGCATtttcaaaatgatgaaaaaaaaacccaaaaacaaaaaatccaccagcctaaaattttatattcaacaagactaagcttcataaatgaaggagaaataaagtctttctttcccagacaagcaaatggaTGGAATATGTCACCATTATACTAGCTCTATAAGAAATGAGCAAAGAAGTcttaaacatggaaacaaaaagcTGATATTCACCACAGgaaatataaaactcacagatcttataaaacaatcatataaagaaaaaatgaatcaaatggcAACATGACAAAATTCcatcaaaccacaaagacaaCAGAGAGTTTGtgaaacaacaagaaaacaattaacaataagACAGGAACAAAACTTCACATACTAAtgtaaaccttttaaaaatggactAAATCCCCCACTTAGTAGATCAGCCGAACCGATTAAACAACATGATTTAACTATGTGCTTagatataaagacacatatacaCTGAAACTAAAGGCacggaaagatattccatgcaaaccgAAACCAAAGCAAGCAAGATtagctatacttacatcagaaaaaaacaaattttaaatcaaaaagttaacaaaaaaaaaaaaaaaaaaaaagcccaaggtcattatataatgataaatcaACTCAGCAAGAAATACAACAATTCTAAATACAGATGCTCATAGCACcagcacacccagattcataaaacaaatactactagacctaaatgaaatgataaacacCAATATAGTAACAGTggaggacttcaacaccccactgacagcacaagACAGATAATCAAGACGAAATGAACTAAGAAACATCATACTTAGACTTTAGACCAAAATAATGTGTACAAACACATTAGGTGTAGAATTATAGCATATGGACACTCAGAAAgatgaggaggtgggaggagagtggATGAGAAACTACCtgagtacaatgtacattatttaggtgatggataccctaaagccctgacttcaccattatGTAATCTACACACGAAACAAAATTGCCTTGGACCCCACAAAgttatgcaaaaaaataaataaataatatcgaTGGCAAAATGGTGAGAAAACATACTGGGCTGAAATTGTTCAAAGATGCTAATATTGCAACTCCTAAATATTAGTGACTTATGTACAAAGacagtaaaaatttaaaagtaatttttacctGATAGTCTCGTAGACCAACCAATATAATGTCTGAGGTATTTATCCAAACCTATAAAAGGAAATTTAgtgtatattcattttaaaataaaaattaaaaaaagaacaatgctgAAGTGAGTCTTCCCACAAAAAATATTCACCCACTGTGGGAAAAGTAAATTTTGAGACAAAAACTATTCATATATatctgtacatacacacacacacacacacacacacacacacacatacatatacataaaatacagaGAGTAGTAATATAATGCGTATAGTTAAGGTACACTATAAAAAACTAAGGTACACATTTGaatttgttcaaatttttaaatttaggatgttaaaaatatataagaattttatttcaactACCTAAGAGTTTAAAAGTCCAAAGGAATGATCAAACTACTCATaagatatttaattataaaaaaatatggaaaaattacctATCTACACAAACACAGCCACTTAGCAAACAATCTTCATAAACATTGACCCTACTATAgtatgaatgtttgtgtctcccaaaATGCTTATATTGAAATACTAACTCTTAAGATTAGGGGCATTAGGAAGTGGGTCCTTTGGGAGCTAAGGTCATGAAGGAAGAACTTGCagaaatggaattagtgcccttataaaagaggcccaagggggCTTGTTCATCTCTTCCTCTACATCGAGAATCAACAAAGCGGTGTCATATATGAATCAGGAAGTACGCCTTAACCAGAAACTGAATCTGACTTGATTTGGGATTTTCCcatctccagaattgtgagaaaaacTTTCTACTGTTTATGAGCTACCTAGTCAAGGGTATTTCGGGCCATAGTAGCCCAAATGGACTAGGCTCCGACAAGTGCCaccactttaaaaaagaaaggattaacagaccaaaaatatttttttaattataaaaccaGAGTTGACGAAgcttttaaataatgatttataGATCTGCCTGATGTGCTGTGATAAGGAACTTATTCTATATGTGAATTTTCCTAATACTATTAACTAATTCCCCCAATCCAAAATCTAATGAATATACACTGTATTATATgtctctttagttttcttttaatctataacACCCAGGttggttttttccccccctttcaTAGCACTGACATTTAACTGAGTCCATACAACTTGTTATAGGTTGGGCTtatctgattgtttcctttttttctacttCCAAAGTAAACATTTCTAGCAGGGATacaacataaaagaagaaaataattcactgTAAACAGAATCTTTGAAAAGTTATGACCAACagttctcttttcttatttatactgTCATATGAATCACTGTTCTACTGAAGTCTTTTGGAAACTCAAAAAATAAACTGCCTGACCCATGTATCTAAAGTAGAGCCACTTTTTATAGcaaattttttattgaagtaaaacAAATCTACACACCTAccttttttctcaattttcctcTGATATGGCATAACCTTTTTACACCATCAAAACACATTGCTTCTAATCGTCCATTTCCCAACATTTTTATTACCTGAGCATActcttaggaaaaagaaaataaaagaggatcAGATACTATTcaacatttgttaaaatgcaatAATTGAAAACTCTTACTAGAAGCTTCATTTTTACTGATAAATTTACatcaaactgttaaaaaaaaaaagtaagcctCAATGGCAAAATGTTTATGTATTCTAAGAAGAGAACCCTATTTGAAGGTGTATTCTAATTTTATCCAGTGAAACCAAAAAATTCTTTATCTAACAAATTCTAAAACCTCTCCCAGGTACGCTTACATATTTTAACtcctttatttttagaataaataaaagactaagccaagtaatttgtccaagttcAAAAATGCCATTTACATGGAAAACTCTctgttactaaaaatattttaattatctactaattttgaataattaattGATTCGCTTTATGACTGTAGGCTCTACTTTTAATCATCAAGGTAGCTCATTTCAAAATATGCCCTATAACCCTGGCTCAACAATCTTTCAAATATGGACCCTGGCCCAATCTTTGCTCTCTTTTTCCTCAGAAACTTTAGAGGCAAATAACAGCTTAATTATTAATTCCTTTAATTACTTTAGAATACCTGAGTGATTATTCTAAAGTTCATAAAAAACAAGAGTGGTGTTACTAGGTAAAATGTCGaacatttaattaataaatgcatCCTGATTTCACTGTCATTTAGAAACCCTCTTACAAGAATACAAGTATTAGCCAGTTTAAGGCAGTCTCTTCCacaattaaatgacaaaaataaaaatggagcaGAACTAACCCAAAAGAGAATATTGACTAAATTATAATAAGAGATAAATTTGAAAAGCTATCTTGTGGAGTTGTTATATGGCAATGAACTCCTTTTATTTACCACACTTAGTAAGCCTAGCTTACCACTAAGCATATATcgtgaaatggggaaaaataagaaaattggtcctgaaagtaaaatcaatatctaatggaaatgagaaagataaaaactCAGCAAGTGTCTTTAGCCTGAAAACATGTTTCATATAATTAAAAGTTGTTAACTTTTTAATTACTTCTATCTGTAACATGATTATCAAAAATTCTATATACGaacatataacttttattttaaattactgaacAAATAATATGTTTATCGTGAAAATTATCGAAACACATCAGGAAATATGAATATAGATAACTAGCTCAGCACTATTCAATACAGTTGTCCTCTCTTGATGGGAAAATTATACatctaaattaaataatatggTAAACACTacctataattttaatttcacttcatttaaataatcacatgtggctagtggctacctaTTTGCACAGGATAATACAGAACTACATAACAGTATTATATTAGAGTTAAATTTCATATACTAATTCTACCATACTTATGAAAACTGTTTCGTCTTAGGTGACatatgctgaagtatttagggctAAAGTCTGTAACTTCATGTTATTAGGTAtctgtataaaaattttaaatggttagaaaaaaatatatatatatacagataacagaaaaataggagaaagaagcaaaatgttaaaaaccgGTGAATCCAGGTGAAGAATATTTGAGAGTTCGTTGAACTCAAAGTGTTCTATGTTCAAGTTCAGCCactgtttgggggaaaaaaaggaagtgctCCAGTCAATTTACcttacttatttttttggtaTGTTGGTATGCACTTATTTCATCAATCCAATAGGGTTGGCTACTAttcatgttttttattatatttatttattacgtTCTAGTGGCACTGAAGAACTGAGCTCCCAAAAATGTCTGGGATTTAATGCTCACAAATACACACAGTCTACTGAACAGGGCACAAATAGTTACTACTAAAGTATGCAATATTAAATAACAGTATTCCATGCTTAATGTGCTCTGAACTCCAAAATTTACTCTCAGTTGTGTGATGTTCTTCCAAATAAAACAACAAGCCTATATTTACAAAAATCTCACCAATGAATCCTCTATTCTGTTTTAGTATAtcagagaaataattatttaatatacaatGTCTGAAGAAGTGTGGATgatgagaaatagagaaaagcaaaatggaaCTATAGGACTGCTCAGGATTATGATTATGATCTCTTTcagttaaaatactgaaatttacattaacaaaaaaatgttaataaaaggaatacaatttaaaaattcttaccttGCCCATCCTCCTTAAACACCAATTCTCTTTTTTCAGATTCATTCTCATTCTTACCTCTGCGCCTGTTTTTACCTCCTTTAcctgataaattttttaaaaagtagctgaaATAATGTGCATAGTATCTTATAAACTATATAACAAGCTAAGATAATGCTTTCAAAGCTTGTTTTTGAAAtcacatgcagaaaaattaaaattatgtcattCAAATAGTACTAAGATACTAACAGACACTGTCAAAGGTTcagtttttgtccttttttacatttacagtgggcctcaacctttttggcatcaggggccagtttcatggaagaaaatttttcctcAGACCAAGAAAGGAAGGacggtttcaggatgattcaagcgcattacatttattgtgcagtcaaacctctctgctaatgataatctgtatttgcagctgctccccagtgctagcatcacaacctcagctccacctcagatcatcagtcattgattctcataaggagtgcacaacctgAATCCCTCATATGCACAGTTTACAGTTGGGTTCt
Proteins encoded:
- the LOC123629021 gene encoding eukaryotic translation initiation factor 1A, X-chromosomal isoform X1, whose amino-acid sequence is MPKNKGKGGKNRRRGKNENESEKRELVFKEDGQEYAQVIKMLGNGRLEAMCFDGVKRLCHIRGKLRKKVWINTSDIILVGLRDYQDNKADVILKYNADEARSLKAYGELPEHAKINETDTFGPGDDDEIQFDDIGDDAEDIDDI
- the LOC123629021 gene encoding eukaryotic translation initiation factor 1A, X-chromosomal isoform X2, with amino-acid sequence MPKNKEYAQVIKMLGNGRLEAMCFDGVKRLCHIRGKLRKKVWINTSDIILVGLRDYQDNKADVILKYNADEARSLKAYGELPEHAKINETDTFGPGDDDEIQFDDIGDDAEDIDDI